CTTTGTATGAACAAGTTTTTTATTTACAGAAGCAGGGTGGATTAGCAGACCCGCCCTGAGTCCATAAAATCTTTTAGGAAGTATATTTTTAAATCTGTCTATTCCTGATTTAATCTTTTCTATTCTCATTTTGAGCAGTATGGAAGATATCCTATAGTCAATGGCTTTTGAATTAATCCGTCTTGACTTATAAGATATATTTCTTTTTTGCCTCTTCTATCTGACATGATTGTTAAAAAATTGCCATCAGGACAAAAAGAAGGTTGTTCATTATTCCCTTCTTTTGTTATTTGATTTTGTGTTCCTGATAGTAAATCAAGAATATAAATTTGGAAACCTCCTACGAGAGAGGAAAAGGCAAGCTTGCTTCCATCAGGGCTTATTGAAGGCTCAGTATTATATCTTCCTTGAAAAGTTATTCTTCTTGCTCCTGCTCCCTCAACGGCTTGATAAATCTGGGGAGAGCCTGCTCTGTTTGAAACAAAAAATATCTGGGATGCGTGCCATCGCGGAGAAGACTCAATCCAACGGGAAGAAGCAACGGTTCTGCTTTTCCCTGAAAGATCAGTTATCTTTATTTGTGATATTTCTCCATCATTTTCAAGATAGATAAACTGAGAATCTCCAATTACATCTCCAAGTTGAAGTAATGCCTTGCTTTTTATTATTTCTTTGTTTAATCTTGTTGAAAGGTCATAAATTTCTATATGCCAAAACTTTCCTTCAAGGGATGAATAAAAAATTTTATTTCCTCTCAGTACAACTCTTGAAATTATATCCCTTCTAATTCCTGTATCATGAATAGTTTTTCCATTCCAATTACTTATAAATATTCCCATTGATTTAGAAAATTTTTTTATAAAGATAAAACGATTAAAAAAAGGTGCTTTTTTGCCTGTCAATAGCTTGTATATATCAGAAGAAATGAGATTTCCTGTATATTCATTGTCATTCAGAGGATATTCTTTTGCGAAGATTGGTGAGGAGGCGGTAACCGTAAACACTTGAATTGAAATTTTATTTAAAGTTTCTGCCCTGACAACAATTTCAACATCAGAAGATTTCCATAAAGAAGGATCAAATCCTTCCCCTTTATACGGGAAAGGTCCGTAAATTCTGAAATACTCGGTAAATTCAAGATTTTCCTTCACTGTATTAAATAAAACAGGAACTTTTTCAAATCCTTCCATTGCTAAAGTAAGTTTTTTTATGCTAGGCTGTGTTATGTCAAGATAAATTTTTTCTGCAAATACTGGACCAATAAAAACAATTGAAATAATAAGAAATAGAGTTGCTATCAATCTTAATTTCATGGTTTAAACCTCAATCCAACCACTACTTCACCCTTAGGAGGAGGAAGCGGTGAAGAGTTTTTAAGAGCTTTGATTACGGAAGAATCAAATAATGTATTTCCTGAACTTTTTTCAAACCCTTCAATAACAATTTGTCCATTTAGAAGAATTCTGACTGAAATCACTGCTTCAAGATTTTTAGGAATAGTATCAGGAATGTTCCAGTGATGCCTTATTAAGCTTGAAATTACTGTTAAATAACTTGATGAAATGCCTTCACCTTTAATATTTTGTTGACCCTTTAATTCAATAGAACCTGATTGAATTTTATCAAGAATTTTCTTTTTAGCTTTAAGGGCATCAAGTCTTTCTTTAAGGAGTTGTTCATCTTCTTTTGTTATTTTCCGTGTTTTTTCAGTAGAGTTCTCTGAAAATGTTTTTTGTTTTATCTGTGCAATGTTTTCTAAGGAGTTTTTTTCATCTGTTGAGGAAACTGTCTGCAATGTATTGTTTGTTTCTTCAATTAAAGTTACGTAGGTTAGATTTTTAAAATCCTTAACTGAGTTTCTTATGCCGAATATTAATAATAAAATAAATAAGCCATGAAAAAAAATTGATAAAAAAAGAGAGGAATAAATCTTATTTGTCATCGAGTTTCTTTTGGTTCTGTTACCATTCCTATTTTTTCTATACCTGAAGCTTTAATTTCTCCCATAACTTCAGCTACAATCCCATATGGAACATCTTTATCAGCTCTTAAAAGTACAGCAGCATTAGTTTCCTTGTATGTGGAAAGCAATCCAGGCAGGTCATCCTTATGGATTATTTTATCATTTAAAAATATCTTCCCTTCTTTGTTGATAACAATATTGATTTTTTCAGTTTCTTCCAAGCTTTTTCCTTTTGCTTTTGGAAGATTAACATCGATACCTTGTTTTAAAAGAGGAGCTGTAATCATAAAGATAATGAGCAATACAAGCATTACATCAACTAAAGGAGTAACATTAATGTCTGCTATTGATGACCTTCTGCGTGGTGTTAATCCTGCCATGGGTATTTTAAAAGAGTTTCAGAAAAGTCTTGAACTTCATTTATTATTTTGTTTGCCTGTGATGTAAAGTAATTATAGGCAATTACTGCCGGTATCGCTGCAAAAAGACCAGCAGCGGTGGTAATTAGTGCCTCTGCGATGCCTGGCGCAACAGTTGCAATAGAGGCAGAGCCTTTGATCCCTATACTTCTGAAGGCATCCATGATTCCCCACACAGTGCCAAAAAGTCCTATAAAAGGAGTTGTTGAACCAGTTGTTGCAAGAAAGCCGAGATAACTTTCAATTTTATTTGCTTCATCAGAGGAATATTTTTTTACTATAGCGTCAAGATTAACGGAATTCCTACCTTGCGTTTCAGCAAAGACTGCTCTATAAAGAGATGCTATAGGACTTAATTCAAATCTTTTAGCTAAAGAAAAAAGTTCCTTTGTTCCATTAGAATTAATAAAAGCATCAAAGAATTTTTGATTTTCTTTTTTCATGTTTTTGAATATTTTCCATTTATAGAATATAATAGCCCAAGAAAATATAGAAAAGAAAAGAAGAATCAGTAAAACAGATTTTGCAATAAAGCCAGTTTGCTTTATAAGGTCAATTACTGTAGGTTCCATAAACAAAATATTAGAACATCCAAATCATAAAAGTCAAATATAGCTGGCAAACAGTTTAAATCTTTGACTTCTCCTTGTTTTTTATGTTAATTTTTAAAAAGAAGGAATTTAAAAATTAAGCTTTTAAGGGGGGTGTATATATGCATACATTGAAAACTCTTGTTTTAATGGTTTTTCTTTCTGTATTCTTTATCTTTGTAGGTTCACTGATTGGAGGTAAACAGGGGGCTACTTTTGCTTTAATTATGGCTCTTGGAATGAACTTTTTTGCTTATTTCTTCAGTCATAAAATAGTGCTTGCTATGTATGGTGCAAAAGAAGTTTCAGAAGCTGAAGCCCCTGAACTTTACAACATTGTAAGAAGACTTGCACAAAAGGCAGAACTTCCTATGCCAAAAGTTTACATAATAGATTCTGAACAGCCAAATGCTTTTGCAACAGGACGTTCACCAAAGCATGGAGTTGTTGCAGTTACAACAGGCATTATGAGAATACTCTCTCGTGAAGAACTTG
The Thermodesulfovibrio yellowstonii DSM 11347 DNA segment above includes these coding regions:
- a CDS encoding energy transducer TonB, giving the protein MTNKIYSSLFLSIFFHGLFILLLIFGIRNSVKDFKNLTYVTLIEETNNTLQTVSSTDEKNSLENIAQIKQKTFSENSTEKTRKITKEDEQLLKERLDALKAKKKILDKIQSGSIELKGQQNIKGEGISSSYLTVISSLIRHHWNIPDTIPKNLEAVISVRILLNGQIVIEGFEKSSGNTLFDSSVIKALKNSSPLPPPKGEVVVGLRFKP
- the tolQ gene encoding protein TolQ, with product MEPTVIDLIKQTGFIAKSVLLILLFFSIFSWAIIFYKWKIFKNMKKENQKFFDAFINSNGTKELFSLAKRFELSPIASLYRAVFAETQGRNSVNLDAIVKKYSSDEANKIESYLGFLATTGSTTPFIGLFGTVWGIMDAFRSIGIKGSASIATVAPGIAEALITTAAGLFAAIPAVIAYNYFTSQANKIINEVQDFSETLLKYPWQD
- a CDS encoding PD40 domain-containing protein, translated to MKLRLIATLFLIISIVFIGPVFAEKIYLDITQPSIKKLTLAMEGFEKVPVLFNTVKENLEFTEYFRIYGPFPYKGEGFDPSLWKSSDVEIVVRAETLNKISIQVFTVTASSPIFAKEYPLNDNEYTGNLISSDIYKLLTGKKAPFFNRFIFIKKFSKSMGIFISNWNGKTIHDTGIRRDIISRVVLRGNKIFYSSLEGKFWHIEIYDLSTRLNKEIIKSKALLQLGDVIGDSQFIYLENDGEISQIKITDLSGKSRTVASSRWIESSPRWHASQIFFVSNRAGSPQIYQAVEGAGARRITFQGRYNTEPSISPDGSKLAFSSLVGGFQIYILDLLSGTQNQITKEGNNEQPSFCPDGNFLTIMSDRRGKKEIYLISQDGLIQKPLTIGYLPYCSK
- the tolR gene encoding protein TolR, giving the protein MAGLTPRRRSSIADINVTPLVDVMLVLLIIFMITAPLLKQGIDVNLPKAKGKSLEETEKINIVINKEGKIFLNDKIIHKDDLPGLLSTYKETNAAVLLRADKDVPYGIVAEVMGEIKASGIEKIGMVTEPKETR